In the genome of Acidobacteriota bacterium, one region contains:
- a CDS encoding ASPIC/UnbV domain-containing protein, with product MVAAAERVEDAGNAEYHDGHMGTIFKKGFSFSGYERDMLKWNLGDRFLDISGVSGVDSISDGRGTCFADFDNDGDTDVFLTAEQGEAHFLFRNNVGNQQHYLRVELVGDASGKDAFGTVVRMQSKVGQQTKLKSGGSGYLSQSDQRLLFGLGESAHARSVEVVWPDGQVQTLGDIAANQTIRVTEGRDGFEVTDLPSFNLVDPPTAEQRALASLGFRLQERFPDLALADLDGNAATLDGLVRPGRKLLVNLWATWCVPCSKEIPELQKLSGRLGQSGVDLVGISVDSPETVGQVPGYIASRSVDYPIFTTDVAGLDQLFPLGELTVPMTVLLDENGRVLRVFRGWSHKTETEVLALTN from the coding sequence GTGGTGGCTGCCGCGGAACGGGTCGAGGACGCGGGTAACGCCGAGTACCACGACGGTCATATGGGAACCATCTTCAAGAAGGGGTTTTCGTTCAGCGGTTACGAGCGTGACATGTTGAAGTGGAACCTCGGCGATCGGTTCCTCGACATCTCCGGAGTCTCCGGCGTCGATTCCATCTCCGATGGTCGCGGCACCTGCTTCGCCGACTTCGACAACGATGGGGACACCGACGTTTTCCTGACGGCCGAGCAGGGCGAGGCGCATTTCCTCTTCCGCAACAACGTCGGCAACCAGCAGCACTACCTGCGAGTGGAGCTTGTCGGCGACGCCTCGGGTAAAGACGCGTTCGGAACGGTCGTCCGTATGCAAAGCAAGGTCGGCCAACAGACCAAGCTGAAGTCCGGTGGCAGCGGTTACCTGTCCCAGAGCGACCAGCGGCTGCTGTTCGGTCTGGGAGAGTCGGCCCACGCCCGTAGTGTCGAGGTTGTCTGGCCCGATGGACAGGTCCAGACCCTGGGCGACATCGCCGCGAATCAGACGATCCGCGTGACCGAGGGTCGGGATGGCTTCGAGGTTACCGATTTGCCGTCCTTCAACCTCGTCGATCCGCCGACCGCCGAGCAACGAGCACTGGCCAGTCTGGGCTTCCGGCTCCAGGAGCGTTTCCCCGATCTGGCCCTGGCGGACCTGGATGGCAACGCCGCCACACTCGATGGTCTCGTGCGCCCCGGTCGCAAGCTGCTGGTCAACCTGTGGGCCACCTGGTGTGTCCCCTGCTCGAAGGAGATTCCGGAACTGCAGAAACTGTCCGGCCGCCTGGGTCAGAGCGGTGTCGATCTGGTGGGGATCAGCGTCGACTCGCCGGAGACTGTCGGACAGGTCCCCGGGTACATCGCTTCTCGCAGCGTCGACTACCCGATTTTCACCACCGATGTGGCCGGTCTCGACCAACTCTTCCCGTTGGGTGAATTGACGGTTCCCATGACGGTGCTCCTGGATGAGAATGGGCGGGTACTCCGGGTGTTCCGCGGCTGGTCTCACAAAACGGAGACCGAGGTCCTGGCACTCACAAATTAG